The nucleotide sequence GTCCAAGCCACCGGCACCGAAGGGTCAATCGATGGCCTGCGCCAGGGCCTGACCTTGCTGCACGAGCCCCGTCCGCCGCTGGCACGGCTGATGAGGCACTAGCCAGGGCACCGGTCCCACCCATAACTGAATGGTCTCAGTAGTTAAAACGGTCTCAGAACATCCGGACAACAAGGGAGCTGCGGATGCGTATCGTTTTAATTGCGGGGCCTTGGTATCCGATTCCCCCCACCGGGTACGGAGGCATCGAACTGGTGGTCGACGCCCTTGCCAGGGGATTTTCCAGGGCCGGCCATGAGGTTCTGCTCGCATGCGCGGCGGACAGCACCTGCCCTGTGCCGCAGCTCCCCGGCATGCGCCCCTCCGAACCTGACTTCGTGGGGTTCACCTCCTCCGAACTCAGCCACGTCGTCAACGCGTATGCCGGGATGGACGGCATGGTTGACCTGGTCCACGACCACACCCTCGCCGGCCCGCTCTACCGCGGGCGTCCCGAGGGGCTGCCGGTGGTGACCACGCTCCACAGCGACCTGAACCCCTCCTTTACCGCCGTTTATGGCGCAGCCGCCCGGGACACAACCCTGATCGCCATTTCCAGGAGCCAGGTCAGCAGCGCGCTGGCCGACCGGGTCGCGGCAATCATCCCGCACGGCATGGAACTGTCAGCCGTTCCGGTGGGTCAGGGGCAGGGCGGCTATGCGTGTTTCCTCGGGCGGATGTGCCCGGACAAGGGCGTGGTGGAGGCCATCGAAGTGGCCCGGCTGGCAGGGATTCCGCTTCGCATCGCGGCGAAGATGCGGGAACCGGCTGAGGTGCAGTACTTCCACGACGTCGTGGAGCCGATGCTGCGGCCGGACGTGGAATTCCTCGGCGAAGTGGGCGGCGCGGACAAGTACAAGCTGCTGGGTGAAGCCGTCGCCCTGCTCAACCCGATCCAATGGATGGAGCCGTTCGGCCTGGTGATGATTGAGGCGATGGCCACCGGCACTCCGGTCGTCGCCACCCCAATAGGGTCAGCCCCCGAGGTCATAGACGACGGCGTCACCGGTTATCTGGCCTCGGCCCCAGAGGAACTGGCGCGTCTCCTGCTGCGCGCGCCGGACCTGGACCGGGCGACAGTCCGGGCTCAGGCCGAGGACCGCTTCAGCACCGAGCGCATGGTCGAGGACCATTTGGCCCTCTACACCCGGCTGATCGGGGTCACTTCAGCACGGTAACCATTTCCGGGAGCTAATTACTTTCGGGCGTTGGTCCGTGCGGTAGCCGTCGCGGTCCAGGGGTCCTCTGGCCACGGGTGTTTGGGATAACGGCCACGCATCTCGGCGCGGACCTGTGCATACGGCCCTGACCAGAACGAGGCGAGGTCGTCCGTGA is from Arthrobacter sp. QXT-31 and encodes:
- a CDS encoding glycosyltransferase family 4 protein: MRIVLIAGPWYPIPPTGYGGIELVVDALARGFSRAGHEVLLACAADSTCPVPQLPGMRPSEPDFVGFTSSELSHVVNAYAGMDGMVDLVHDHTLAGPLYRGRPEGLPVVTTLHSDLNPSFTAVYGAAARDTTLIAISRSQVSSALADRVAAIIPHGMELSAVPVGQGQGGYACFLGRMCPDKGVVEAIEVARLAGIPLRIAAKMREPAEVQYFHDVVEPMLRPDVEFLGEVGGADKYKLLGEAVALLNPIQWMEPFGLVMIEAMATGTPVVATPIGSAPEVIDDGVTGYLASAPEELARLLLRAPDLDRATVRAQAEDRFSTERMVEDHLALYTRLIGVTSAR